One Salvia splendens isolate huo1 chromosome 1, SspV2, whole genome shotgun sequence genomic window, ATAACCCGATTCCTGTGAGTcaggtgattcgtcgtctcgaccgtgcatttttagagagtgaaagtgtagatagtgaatgtaGGGATTGTGTGaaaattgtgaaaaaataagagatggtgagtggtatttatagaggtaaataaaaaaaatcgacaaataaaaaaaatcaatcgaCACGCCGATCGCCGGCCGCTATGggaggcgcggctatagccgcggcgcaCAGGGGagcagccgcgtcctcgccccccCGTCGCCTATCCGTCGCCCGCCGCCCGCCGCCCCAAATTCGTCGTCCGCCCCGTGGGCGGACACCTCCgccactatagaccgccccgAGCTAGCCGCCTGCACACACGCACGTAAACTcatatacacacacaaacacacacctGTACACCTaaacacatatacacacacacgcCTGCACCTGCACACAAACACACACCTGCTGACCTGCACATATACAGACACTtgcacaaacacacacatatatacacatcGGCAAAAAAACCACAAACACACACGCGCATACATACATACGCACCtgaacaaacacacacacatacctGAACACACACCTTCACACATTGCATAATTTCTTTGAATTCAACTTCATATCAATTATATCAATTTACCGAATAaatgatttggaattgaattataatccaattctttcaaattcaattcaattcaattcaattcaaattcCGTGTACCGAACGAACCCGTAGTAGTTTTCGAAAATTCAAAGTTCAAACGCTCATTTTTTAGACTGTCTAGTTTTTTTCTGTTTcccttaaatttcttcaaccgTATCCCATGAGAAAATATCAAagtagtaattattttgttgtgcaacgtaattttttgttaattgttTGATGATTTCTCGTGTTGTATGTTTGATGCAATGTATacataaagagagagagagagagatacgtTGACAAAATGTTGGCAAAAAAGCCCGAGTAGAAGCACCAACCAAACATCTCATAATGATAGTGCCCTTCTGCAGAAGAAGACTTTGAAGCTTGCCTATCATCTTCATGCACTTAGCAAAGTAAAGTATAGTACAAGATAGATACAAATGTTCAAATCCTTGAAAAAAGTTACATGTGCCAAGAAACCCAATTTGTCTCGTCCAAAGAGGGAAAAGATGATatgataatgaaataaataaaggaaaaaaaagtgtCTATGTAAGTTTTAGCGCTTCTCTAAAATTTAGGCTGAAGCTGTTCTCAAGGCCTCGTTTAATACCACCGCCAATCGGATGCCCCTTTTGCATCATCGTCACAAACTCGTTGTAATCAATACGACCATCCTGAAAAGGAGGCGCAACACCAGTTCAGACCATGACGGCTTCCAAGTTGAATACATTTAATATATGATACTGAAATGAATAGTCAAAAGTGTGGACTCACATTGTCTTGATCGACTTCTTGGATCATTTCTTCAAGGCGGGTGTCGTCTAGACCAAACTCTATACAAGCTTGTTGAAGCTCGTCGTGGGTGATGTAGCCACTCCCGTCTTTATCAAAATACTGGAATGCAGCAAATAGGTGATCCTGCTTCTCGATCTTGTTTAGATGCAACGTTGCTGCTATGAACTCCCCATAATCGATTGTCCCACTGTTGTCAACATCAGCCTGTAGATTCAGAAATTCTGTTCAAGAAACCCACTTCCCAAATCAAAATGATCAAAGTAATATCAACGGGGGCATTTGTTAGGATGATAgcttaaattaataaaatctatGTAGTATAACTAGAAAAGAAGTATCTGGTTATTCAGATAATTACTGCTTGCATTAGATCGTAAATCTCGGACTCCTTTAGGTTGGCACCAACTCTGTTCAGTCCAGCTTTGAGCTCTTCGAAAGTTATTTGACCGCTATTATCTGTGTCTATCATCTTGAACAACTCTTTTAGCCCAGCGATTTCGTCTTCAGACAAGGACTCTGCAATCACCTGCACAAAAATATGTAATTTCTGTCAAAGAGAGATGAAGCAGTAGGAAAAGTTTAACCTATAAATTATAAGGATCCACATTATAGAGATTGAAAACCGAGGGACTTACTCTAAGAGCCATTTTCTTGAGCCTGTTCATGGCAGAAAATTGTTTCAAGCGACTTAGAACTGCAGAGTCGAGAGGCTTGTCGGGCGCCACACCATCCTCTTGTACCCAAGGGTGGCCTGACAAAAAATTTAAGAATCGTATGAGAAGAGCAGTAAATAAACTCGGGCAAGGCAAATATCAAAAATATAATATCATTCCTAGGTGCAAATGGTTATGGAATAATAAATAGATTAAATTGATAGATTGTCATAAGAATGACAATAGAACTAATCTGAACTTCTTAGATTTCCTTAAATTTGTTATTTATGTAAAATGAGTTTAACTCAATTTTACCATAAAGTGTTTCATTCTAGCTATCACATTTCTATGCCTGTCATTTATATGGTAAGCCCATAAATTTCAATACAAATATCATCAAAAGCAATATATACGGCACTTAATTCAAGAATCTGTCAGGCACCTCatgtaaaaaaatttaaacttcaTAAATTCTATGATAAATACTTACAGAGGACTTCATGGGCAGTTAAACGCCGTTTGGGATCTCGAATGAGCATTCTCCTAACCAAATCTTTTGCATCATCAGAGATACTCGGCCAAGGTTCCGATGTGAAGTCAAGATCGCCATGCAGGACTTGCTCAAATATACCTTGCTCATTTTCTGACATCAtgcaaaatgaaaaattaaaacctTTGGAGGAACAGTGAGGCGTAGTTCAATATTAATGAAGAGTTTTGACGGTTCTACCAGCCCAAAACGGAGGGACTCCACTGAGCAAAATGTAAACGATCACTCCAGCACTCCAAACGTCAGCTTCAGGACCATAATGCTTTCTAAGAACTTCGGGTGCAACGTAATATGGACTGCCTACCACATCGTGAAACTTCTCTCCTGAAAACATATAACCTCCACCTCCTCAGTTCACCAACCAGAAGGTAACAAAGCTAAATTTTACACAGGTAGAACCCAAATTCCTTCTGAAGTTCTTACAGTTTCTTGTAAAAAAAGCcacaaagaaaataaatttataataactATGCCATGAAAAAAAACATAGATATATATGTTACAAAATAGAAGTAAAATTTAAGATTTACCTATTCATGTATAGAAATTTCCACAGACCCGGGTTTTACTTGTAGCATAAAGCATGGAGCAAATACTAACTTCTCATCACTAAAgattaacacacacacacagactTAACATGGATTTGCTTCGGACAGAATTCTGCATAAATTACTTAAACTACCTGGCTTGAAAAACATAGATAATCCAAAATCAATTGTTTTAAGAAGCGAATCCTCCTTCTGATCAACAAGAAGGAAATT contains:
- the LOC121749481 gene encoding calcium-dependent protein kinase 1-like, with the translated sequence MGNTCVGPGIVKNNFIQSVSAAMWRTPAPGSNDPSVNGGSVKGEAQVEPESPVPVQSTPPEQVTMPKPEPKPKQDEKANANKPMKRNTSAGLRTDSVLQRKTGNLKEFFTMGKKLGQGQFGTTFLCVEKATGTQYACKSIAKRKLLTDEDVEDVRREIQIMHHLAGHPNVISIKGAYEDVVAVHVVMELCAGGELFDRIIQRGHYSERKAAELARTIVGVVEACHSLGVMHRDLKPENFLLVDQKEDSLLKTIDFGLSMFFKPGEKFHDVVGSPYYVAPEVLRKHYGPEADVWSAGVIVYILLSGVPPFWAENEQGIFEQVLHGDLDFTSEPWPSISDDAKDLVRRMLIRDPKRRLTAHEVLCHPWVQEDGVAPDKPLDSAVLSRLKQFSAMNRLKKMALRVIAESLSEDEIAGLKELFKMIDTDNSGQITFEELKAGLNRVGANLKESEIYDLMQAADVDNSGTIDYGEFIAATLHLNKIEKQDHLFAAFQYFDKDGSGYITHDELQQACIEFGLDDTRLEEMIQEVDQDNDGRIDYNEFVTMMQKGHPIGGGIKRGLENSFSLNFREALKLT